In Bacillus sp. FJAT-45037, the following are encoded in one genomic region:
- a CDS encoding DUF2225 domain-containing protein, translating into MSEITPHYDKECTCMLCENRYTTKKLRTRFIKVEKIHSDYYTEYKDLDINPSYYEVAVCPHCGFASSEMFSPHFPAGTLDAIREKLGQWKSQDFGGERTRTDAIRTMKLGLISASLKKEKHVVVAGLCLRLAWLYRGLEIKEEQEEQRFLFQALKSYKASYEEGDYLGTQMSDMRILYLIAELSRQLGYAADAVRCFSEVIQHKNRATEPKLVEMAREQWYILRQDIKEVGNI; encoded by the coding sequence ATGAGTGAGATTACGCCGCATTATGATAAAGAATGTACCTGTATGTTATGTGAGAACAGATATACAACGAAGAAACTACGCACGCGCTTTATCAAAGTGGAGAAGATTCATAGTGATTACTACACTGAATATAAAGACCTAGATATAAATCCAAGTTATTATGAAGTGGCTGTCTGCCCGCATTGTGGATTCGCTTCTTCAGAAATGTTCTCTCCGCATTTTCCAGCGGGAACTCTTGATGCAATTAGAGAGAAGCTTGGCCAATGGAAGAGTCAAGACTTTGGTGGGGAACGGACTAGAACAGATGCGATACGGACAATGAAGCTCGGGTTGATCTCAGCTTCCTTAAAAAAAGAAAAGCATGTTGTCGTTGCTGGTCTGTGTTTACGCTTAGCTTGGTTATACAGAGGACTAGAAATTAAAGAAGAACAAGAAGAACAGCGTTTCTTGTTCCAAGCATTAAAAAGTTATAAAGCTTCCTATGAAGAGGGCGATTATCTAGGAACTCAGATGTCGGATATGCGCATTCTCTATTTAATAGCAGAACTATCAAGACAACTTGGATATGCAGCGGATGCGGTTCGCTGTTTTAGTGAAGTTATTCAACATAAGAATCGAGCAACAGAACCGAAGCTTGTCGAAATGGCAAGAGAACAATGGTACATCTTGCGTCAAGACATCAAAGAAGTAGGCAACATATAA
- a CDS encoding bifunctional GNAT family N-acetyltransferase/carbon-nitrogen hydrolase family protein, giving the protein MSEIDVSKFEKKMTIRNIEERDFDAIIKMQKLCFPDMEPWERGHLQSHINIFPEGQFCVEYDGEIIGSCSSLIINFDEYDDQHTWDEITDNGYITNHDSEGYNLYGIEVMVHPEYRRMKIGRRLYEARKDLARELNLKSMIIGGRIPNYHNHAKELTPRQFVEEVTMHNIYDPVLTFQVMNGFTLKRINQNYLEDDKASMRYATLMEWNNIDYLPKSPKRQFKTSFPVRITTIQYEMKKISSFEDFAVQCEYYTDVAASYQSDFAVFPEIFTLQLLSFLPEKSPSRAIRRLTEFTEDYIELFTMLAVKYNVNIIGGSHFVEEEGKIYNIAYLFRRDGTIEKQYKLHITPNERKFWGITGGDRVNVFDTDCGKIAIQICYDIEFPELARIAVDKGANIIFTPFCTDDRQGYLRVRYCSQARAIENQVYTVLSGTVGNLSDVENMDIQYAQSGIFSPSDFSFARDGVVGECNPNIETVVVGDVDLEILRRHRRTGSVNQLRDRRHDVYKIVYKQD; this is encoded by the coding sequence ATGTCAGAAATTGATGTGTCAAAATTTGAGAAAAAAATGACTATTCGTAACATCGAAGAACGTGACTTCGATGCGATCATAAAAATGCAAAAACTATGTTTTCCTGATATGGAGCCTTGGGAAAGAGGCCATCTTCAAAGTCATATTAATATTTTTCCAGAAGGCCAATTTTGTGTAGAATATGATGGAGAAATTATCGGCTCATGCTCTAGTTTAATTATTAACTTCGATGAATATGATGATCAACATACATGGGATGAGATTACAGATAATGGATACATTACAAACCATGACTCAGAAGGATACAACCTATACGGAATTGAAGTCATGGTTCATCCAGAATATCGCCGTATGAAGATTGGTAGACGATTGTATGAAGCAAGGAAAGATTTAGCACGTGAGCTAAACTTAAAAAGTATGATCATTGGTGGGCGTATTCCGAACTATCATAATCACGCCAAAGAATTAACACCACGTCAATTTGTAGAAGAAGTGACGATGCATAATATTTATGATCCGGTTTTAACTTTCCAAGTAATGAACGGGTTTACGCTTAAGCGTATTAATCAGAATTATTTAGAAGATGATAAGGCATCCATGCGATATGCGACACTGATGGAGTGGAATAATATTGACTACCTTCCAAAGAGTCCAAAGCGTCAATTTAAAACGTCTTTCCCTGTTCGAATTACAACTATTCAGTATGAGATGAAGAAAATTTCATCTTTTGAAGATTTTGCAGTTCAATGTGAGTATTACACGGACGTTGCAGCAAGCTATCAATCCGACTTTGCCGTATTTCCTGAGATCTTCACGTTACAGCTTCTCTCATTTTTACCAGAGAAAAGTCCAAGTCGTGCGATTCGTCGTTTGACAGAGTTTACGGAAGATTATATTGAGCTATTCACCATGCTTGCTGTGAAGTACAATGTGAACATTATTGGTGGATCTCATTTTGTTGAAGAAGAAGGCAAGATTTATAATATTGCTTATTTATTCCGCCGAGATGGTACGATTGAAAAGCAATACAAGCTTCACATCACACCCAATGAACGTAAATTCTGGGGCATTACTGGTGGCGATCGTGTCAATGTTTTTGATACCGATTGTGGTAAAATTGCGATCCAAATTTGTTATGACATTGAATTCCCAGAGCTTGCTAGAATTGCTGTAGATAAAGGAGCAAATATTATTTTCACTCCTTTCTGTACAGATGACCGCCAAGGGTATCTGCGCGTACGTTACTGTTCGCAAGCACGTGCGATTGAGAACCAGGTATATACTGTTCTCTCAGGAACGGTTGGAAATTTATCCGATGTAGAAAACATGGATATTCAGTATGCTCAATCAGGCATTTTTAGTCCATCTGACTTTTCATTTGCTCGTGATGGTGTGGTTGGTGAATGTAACCCTAACATTGAAACAGTCGTTGTCGGAGATGTTGATTTAGAAATTTTACGTCGTCATCGTCGTACTGGTAGTGTGAATCAACTTCGCGATCGAAGACACGATGTGTATAAAATTGTTTATAAGCAAGACTAG
- a CDS encoding chemotaxis protein CheX: MNVQHVNAICRATKGILSSHLGVEVEALKPSVGKGSVPSNDISVILGVKGDLKGQIICTFSSETSLKIVSAMMGGMQIDQLDEMGWSAVQEFGNWVAGTTATELSKEACIIDVTPPVINEGESKFHSSFPYITVPLGSSIGEINVHISVSDDSLKRPAM; the protein is encoded by the coding sequence TTGAATGTACAACATGTCAACGCTATCTGTCGGGCAACAAAAGGAATATTATCCTCTCATTTAGGGGTGGAGGTAGAAGCACTAAAGCCATCAGTTGGAAAGGGATCTGTTCCTTCAAATGATATCTCTGTCATCCTTGGAGTTAAGGGAGATCTTAAAGGTCAAATTATTTGCACCTTTTCAAGCGAGACATCCTTAAAGATTGTGAGCGCAATGATGGGCGGCATGCAGATTGATCAATTAGATGAGATGGGCTGGAGTGCTGTTCAGGAGTTCGGAAACTGGGTAGCAGGCACGACAGCGACAGAGCTTTCGAAAGAGGCTTGCATCATCGACGTAACCCCACCTGTCATTAATGAGGGAGAATCTAAGTTTCATTCAAGCTTTCCTTATATAACGGTACCACTTGGTAGTTCAATTGGGGAAATTAATGTTCATATTTCAGTAAGTGATGATTCATTAAAAAGACCTGCGATGTAG
- a CDS encoding glucose-1-phosphate adenylyltransferase, with protein sequence MKKKECVAMLLAGGEGKRLGLLTKKLAKPAVYFGGKYRIIDFPLSNCTNSGIDTVGVLTQYEPLALNAHLGIGTPWGLDHRQGGLTSLPPFVEKAGGSWYLGTADAIYQNIAFIEQYEPEYVLILSGDHIYKMDYNKMLQYHKEKQADVTISVIPVPWEEASRFGIMNTDSNQVINEFEEKPDRPKNNLASMGVYLFTWAHLKQYLIDDAKNLDSAHDFGKNIIPAMLDDQRRMVAYPFNDYWRDVGTVQSYWEASMDLLETNSPFCLNEDGWRIYSANPNEPPQYLAKQAHVNQSFINEGCVIYGSIDRSILFHGVKVGTDSTIEGTILMPNVTIGSRVKLKNVIVTEGTTIPDGASILSTKDEILVIDHETKLEALTLLT encoded by the coding sequence ATGAAAAAAAAGGAATGCGTTGCCATGCTCTTAGCGGGTGGAGAAGGAAAACGACTTGGATTATTAACGAAGAAGTTAGCGAAGCCTGCAGTTTATTTTGGCGGGAAATATAGAATTATTGATTTCCCTTTAAGCAACTGCACTAATTCAGGAATTGATACGGTTGGTGTTTTAACTCAATATGAACCCCTCGCGCTCAATGCCCATCTTGGGATCGGCACTCCATGGGGACTAGATCATAGACAAGGTGGACTGACATCCCTTCCCCCATTTGTTGAAAAGGCAGGTGGCTCATGGTATTTAGGAACCGCAGATGCCATATATCAAAATATTGCTTTTATCGAACAATATGAACCAGAATATGTCCTGATCTTATCTGGAGATCATATTTACAAAATGGATTACAACAAGATGCTTCAATACCACAAAGAAAAACAAGCTGATGTAACAATCTCCGTTATTCCTGTGCCTTGGGAGGAAGCGAGTCGATTTGGCATTATGAATACAGATAGTAATCAAGTCATTAATGAATTTGAAGAAAAACCTGATCGACCTAAAAACAATCTTGCCTCGATGGGTGTGTACTTATTTACATGGGCTCACTTAAAGCAGTATTTAATAGACGATGCCAAAAACCTTGATTCTGCTCATGACTTCGGAAAAAATATCATTCCTGCCATGCTAGATGATCAGCGTCGCATGGTTGCCTATCCTTTTAATGATTACTGGCGTGATGTGGGGACAGTTCAGAGCTACTGGGAAGCAAGCATGGACTTACTAGAAACAAACTCGCCATTTTGTTTAAACGAAGATGGATGGAGAATTTATTCAGCTAATCCGAATGAACCGCCCCAATATTTAGCCAAACAAGCACATGTTAATCAATCCTTTATTAACGAAGGTTGTGTGATTTACGGCTCGATCGATCGATCAATTCTCTTCCACGGGGTAAAGGTAGGCACTGACAGTACAATTGAGGGAACGATTTTAATGCCGAATGTCACGATAGGTTCCCGCGTCAAACTAAAGAATGTAATTGTTACTGAAGGAACGACGATTCCTGATGGAGCGAGCATTCTTTCAACTAAAGATGAAATTTTAGTCATCGATCACGAAACAAAATTAGAGGCGTTAACACTGTTAACGTAA